In Mycolicibacterium nivoides, the DNA window CCGCAGTGCGCCGACGTGAAACCGATGAGGCGGCCGGCGCTGTCGTGCCCGATCGTGGTGAGCGTGCAGAACGCATCGCCGTTGACCACGATGCCCGATCCGCCGCCCAGGACCACCGGCGGATCAGCAAGCGCCGGGGCCGGGGTCAGCATCGCCACCACGGCGATGATCGGTGCGCCAATGAGCCACTGCCAGCGGCGTCTGCTCGTCAAGTGTCCTCCGATCGACGCGCCCGACCCGCGCAACTCAAGAATGCGGTCAGTCTACTAAGACGCGGATGTCGGCCGGGATCGTTAACGGCTTCGCCGCATGGCAACATGAACGCCATGAGCACAGGCGACCGCAGGGACGGCGTTCCGACGACGGTGACCTCGATTCCGCTCGTCGACCCGCATGCCCCCAAGCCGGACCCCTCGATCGGTGACCTGGTCAAGGACGCCACCGCGCAGGTATCCACCCTGCTGCGCGCCGAGGTGGAGCTGGCCAAGGCCGAGATCACCCGAGATGTGAAGAAGGGCCTGACCGGCAGCGTGTTCTTCATCGCGGCGCTGGTGGTCCTGTTCTACTCGACCTTCTTTTTCTTCTTCTTCCTGGCCGAGCTGCTCGACACCTGGCTCTGGCGCTGGGTGGCCTTCCTGATCGTGTTCGGGCTCATGGTGCTGACGACAGGGGCGCTCGCGGTGTTCGGCTTCCTGAAGGTGCGACGGATCAAGGGTCCTCAGCAGACCATCGAATCGGTCAAGGAGACACGCGAGGCACTGACGCCCGGCCACGACAAGGCCGCGCTGCCAGCTGTCCAAACCAGGCCGGCCACCGACCCGTCAGGCTGGTAATGCCCCCACCCGACCCGTCGATCACCAGGATCGAGGGGCCATGGCGGCATCTGCAGGTGCACGCCAACGGCATTCGGTTCCACGTGGTGGAGGGCGAGAGCGAAAGCCCGCAGCCCGACCGGCCGCTGGTGATCCTCCTGCACGGGTTCGGCTCGTTCTGGTGGTCGTGGCGTCACCAACTCACCGCACTGCCCGGCGCCCGGGTCGTGGCGGTCGACCTGCGTGGCTACGGCGACAGCGACAAACCACCACGCGGTTACGACGGCTGGACCCTGGCCGGGGACACCGCCGGGCTGGTGCGCGCGCTGGGGCACAAGACGGCGACGCTGGTCGGGCACGCCGACGGCGGCCTGGTGTGCTGGGCGACGGCCGTGCTGCATCCGCGCGTGGTCGACGCGATCGCCCTCGTCAGCTCACCGCATCCGGTGGCGCTGCGGGCCTCCACGTTGACCCGCCGTGACCAGGGCCGGGCCCTGTTGCCGTCGATGCTGCGCTATCAGGTGCCCGCGTGGCCCGAACACGCGCTGACCCGGCATGACGGCGCCGAGCTGGAACGCCTGGTCCGCGGCCGGGCCGGTGCCAAATGGCAGACCAGCCAGGACTTCTCCGACACCATCGGCCATCTGCGCCAGGCCATCCAGATTCCGGGAGCCGCGCACTGCGCGCTGGAATACCAGCGGTGGGCGGTGCGCAGCCAACTGCGCAGCGAGGGCCTGCGGTTCATGCACTCGATGAAACGCCCGATCAGCGTGCCCGTGCTGCACATGCGCGGAGACGCCGACCCGTACGTCCTCACCGACCCGGTGCACCGGACCCAGCGCTATGCACCGCACGGCCGATACGTATCGATCACGGGCGCAGGGCATTTCGGCCACGAAGAACAGCCCGAGGCGGTCAACGGGCAGCTGAGCCGTTTCCTGGCCCAGCTGCCCGCCAGGTGATCAGGAGTTGATGCACGTCCCGGTCGCCACCCGCTGGGTGTTGCCGACCTTGGCCAGCTGACGCTCGACTTCCTTGGCGGTCAGCACGAACCCGGTGTCCGCGTCGTCGACGGCCGCGCCGAACACCACGCCGAGCACCTTGCCCGCCCGGTTGATCATCGGCCCACCTGAATTGCCTTGCCGCACCGTGCCCCTGACCGTGTAGACCTCGCGGGTGACGGTGGTGCTCCGGTAGATGTCGGGTCCGTTGAGCTCGATGATCTCGCGCACGCGGGCCGGGGTGGCCAGGAAATCGCCGCCACCCGGGTAACCCATCACCACGGCGTCCGTGCCCTTCGGGGCCGGTTGTTCGGCGAACTGCAGCGGGGCGATCGGCAGATCCGGCACGTCGAGGATCGAGATGTCGGCGTTGGGGTCGTAGGACACCACGCCAGCGTCGTAGGTCTTGCCGTCGGCCTCGATGGTCACGCTGTCGGCGCCGGCCACCACGTGGGCATTGGACATCACCCGGTTGGGCGCGACCACGAATCCGCTGCCCTCCAGCACCTTCTGGCAGCTCGGCGCGATGCCGCGGATCTTGACCACGCTGGGCCGGCTCGTCGTCACGATGGGATCGGTGGCCAGCGCGGCGTCGGGGGCGTCGACGTTGACGATCGGGGTGCGGCCGAACGGTTCGAGCACATCGGGCAGCCCGGAAGTGTCCAGCAGTGCCGACAACCGGTTCGGCACCGAGCGCATCCAGTCCGGCGCCACCTTGTCGACCTCGGTGAGCACCCGCGAATTCTTCACTGCCGCAGCGAGATTGGGCTGATCCGAGGAGGTCAGCAGGCTACCCAGCAGCCAGGACGCCACCAGGACCGCGACCAGCATCAGGCTCACCCCGACCACCGAGTCCAACGCGCGGAACAGCCGGTTGCGGATGGTGCCGCGCACGGCACGGCCCAGCACCACGCCGGCGATCTCACCGATCACCACGAGCGCGAGGATCAGGAACAGCGTCGCGAACAGCTTGGTGCGGTCACCGCTCACGTGCGGGATCACGTGCGGCGCCAACAGCACGCCTGCCACCGCGCCGAGCACCACACCGATGAACGACAGCAGGGAGCCGAGCGCGCCGGAGCGCCAACCGGAGATGGCTGCGACGAAGCCGATGCCGAGGATTGCGAAATCGAGCCAGACCGAGGGTGTCATCTATATCCACTTCAACATGGGGCTTCACCGTAACCGTTGTCATGCCCGACGAGGGCCATTGCGTCATCGAGTCCGCGGACGTCCTCGGTGTTCCAGGGCTTGGCCCAGCCCGCGACGTCGAGGATCGCCGAGATGACCTGGCCGGTGAAACCCCACACCAGCATCTCGTTGAGCAGGAAGGCCGGTCCGGCGAACCGGCTGGTGTTGGCCTCGCGGTACACCATCAGCCGGTTCTCGGGGTTGATGAAGGCCCGCACCGGAACCCGCGCTACGACGGCGGTCTCGGATTCGTCGACGACGGCCACCGGGCCCGGGTCGGGCGAGTACGCCAGCACCGGGACCACATGGAACCCCGAGGGCGGGATGAACATCTTCTCCAGGGTGGCCAGCGGGTACAGCCGGCTGGTGTCGATGCCGGTCTCCTCCCACGCCTCGCGGAAGGCCGTGCCGACAGGACCCTGGTCGCCGGGATCGGTGGCGCCGCCGGGGAACGCGGCCTGCCCGGCGTGGTGGCGCAGTGTCGAGGCGCGGACCGTCACCAACAGGTCGGCGTCCTCGGGAAGCAGCGGGGGCGCGCCGTCCGGCGGGCCGGAGAACAGCACCAGCACCGCGGCGTCGCGGCGTGCGCCGGCCTGCGCGGCTTGATTGTTGGCTTCGACGATCCCGGCCAGCACGTCCTTGGGCACCCGCCGGCGGTAGGCGTCCGGCACCCGGTCGAGGTTGTCCACCAGTGGTTTGAGCCAGGCCGGGGCCGCATCCGGGAACAGCCCGTCGCGCGTCGATCTCACCCCGGGTGCTCCTATCGGCTAGAGCGGATCTTCTCGTCGACCGCCGCCGCGATCTCGTCGGCGCTGACGAACGAACGGGGGAGGGTCCCGGCCACGCTACCGTCCGCGCGCAGTACCACCGTCGCAGGCATGACGTTGGGCACCTTCAGCGCGGCCGCGACCAGTCGCCGGCCGTCCTGCAGCGTCGGCAGGTGCACTCCGAGTTCGGCCAGCCGCACCAACGCGGCCGTCTCGTTCTCGTCCTGGTGCACGGTCACCACCAGCACGTCGTCACCGACCCGGCGTTGGTATTCGGCCATCGCCGGGAGCTCGTCGGCGCACGGCCCGCACCAGTAGGCCCACAGGTTGAGCACCACGGTCCGGCCCGCGAGCGCGGACGCCACGTCGACAGGCTTCCCGTCACCGACACAGTCCAGGGTTATGCCGCGCAGCGGCCCGGAACCGGGAGCAGCGCCGGCCCCCTTGTCCTCACCGAGACAGGGCGCCAGATCCGCGCGGGCGCGAGGACCGGCCAGGGCCTCCGGGGTATCGGCGTCGCGGTGATCGCGCGACGTGGACTGCCCCGCCCCGGCCTGCGGCGCCGGCTCGTCGCGCAGTTCCATCCAGAAGGCGGTGCCCAATGCCACCAGGACCACGAGGACCACCACGGTCCAGCGGGCCGATCTACTCATCGTGCGTTCACAGCCCCGCCAACGCCAGCAGATGCTCGGTCTCGGGACCTTTGACCAGCGCGGCAGCGGTCTCCGGGTCGGTGGGCCCGAGACCGAACGACGGGCAGTCCTTGGCCAGCACGCACACCCCGCAGGCCGGCTTGCGGGCGTGACAGACCCGGCGGCCGTGGAAGATCACCCGGTGGCTGAGCAAGGTCCATTCCTTGCGTTCGATGAGCTCACCGATCGCGAACTCGACCTTGACCGGGTCCTCCTCCGTCGTCCAGTGCCAGCGGCGCACCAGCCGCCCGAAGTGGGTGTCGACGGTGATCCCCGGGATGTCGAAGGCATTGCCCAGGATGACGTTGGCGGTCTTGCGCCCCACCCCGGGCAGGGTCACCAGGTCGTCGATGTTGTCGGGCACCTCGCCGTCGAACCGGGCCACCAGCTCCTGGCCCAGCCGGATCAGCGAGTTGGTCTTGTTCCGGTAGAAGCCGGTCGGCCGGATCAGCTCCTCCATCTCGGTGCGATCGGCCTGCGCGTAGTCCAGCGCCGTGCGGTATTTGAGGAACAACGCGGGCGTCGTCAAGTTCACCCGCTTGTCGGTGCTCTGCGCCGACAAGATGGTCGCCACCGCCAGTTCCAGCGGATTGGTGAAGTCGAGCTCGCAGTAGACATGCGGAAATGCCCGGGCCAGTTCACGATTCATCCGGCGGGCCCGACGAACCAGGCCGAGGTGGGTTTCGTTGTCCCACTTCTTGGACCGGCGCGTTTTCCCAGTTGGGGCGGCAGTCGCAGTCACGTCAATCAGCGTACTGACCTCGCCGGACATTCTCCTGCGCGGACCGGTAATGATTCGTGACCCCGCTGAGACCTACGCCGTGTTAACTACTGCCTTGTGTCGTGGTTGCTGGTAGCGCTCACCCCGGGGTTGCTCATGCTGGCGGCGTTCGGGCTCGAGCGACTCGAATCGGGGTTGGACCGAAAACCGGCCCCGCCGGCGACCGTCATTCCACGCGTCAAGCCGGTGATCATCGACCTCGATAGTGAGCGTTTGCCGACGCGGTACTACGAGCCGCAGGCCATCAATACCGGGTTTCCTGCGTCTCGACCTGTCAATCGTGTGTAGCGTGGGCTAGTCGCGAAACCGCGTACCTCTAGACTGAGCAGGAAGTATCAGTAAGAGGACAACACACCCAATAGCTTAAGGGGCAACGTGGACGAGATCCTGGCCAGGGCCGGAATCTTCCAGGGCGTCGAACCGACCGCCGTTTCGGCGCTGACGAAGCAGTTGCAGCCCGTCGACTTCCCGCGCGGGCATACGGTCTTCGCCGAAGGCGAGCCCGGCGACCGCCTGTACATCATCATTTCCGGCAAGGTGAAGATCGGCCGCCGTTCGCCCGACGGTCGGGAGAACCTGCTGACCATCATGGGTCCGTCGGACATGTTCGGCGAGCTGTCGATCTTCGACCCGGGGCCCCGCACCTCGAGCGCCACCACCATCACCGAGGTGCGCGCGGTGTCGATGGACCGTGACGCGCTGCGCGCGTGGATCGCCGACCGCCCGGAGATCGCCGAGCAGCTGCTGCGCGTTCTCGCGCGCCGTCTGCGTCGCACCAACAACAACCTGGCCGACCTGATCTTCACCGACGTTCCCGGTCGCGTTGCCAAGCAGCTGCTGCAGCTGGCCCAGCGGTTCGGAACCCAGGAAGGCGGGGCGCTTCGCGTCACGCACGACCTGACGCAGGAAGAGATCGCCCAGCTCGTCGGCGCGTCGCGCGAGACCGTCAACAAGGCACTGGCCGATTTCGCCCACCGCGGCTGGATCCGGCTGGAGGGCAAGAGCGTGCTGATCAGCGACAGCGAGCGTCTCGCAAGGCGAGCCCGCTAAGCACGAAGGTAGTCCAGCTGGGCCTGCACCGACTTCTCGGCGGCATCCCACAGCTTCTGGTCGACGTCGGTGTAGACGTGCTCGACGACCTGTCGGGCCCCGGCGTCTTCTCCGAGTTCCCTCAGCGCTGCCCGTACCTGGTCCAACCGCTCCTCGCGGTGGGCCAGGTACATCGCGGTCACCGCGTGGAGATCGGGAAGGTCCGGTCCGTGCCCGGGAAGCACAGTGCGGGCGCCCAGCCCCTGCAGCCGGTGCAGGGATTCCAGGTAGTCACGCAGGCTGCCGTCCTCGGTGTCGATGACGGTGGTGCCGCGCCCCAGCACGGTGTCCGCGGTCAACACCGCGTCGTCGAGCAAGAACGACAGTGAATCGACGGTGTGCCCCGGAGTGGCCATCACCTTGATCCGCAGGCCGGCCGCATCGATCACCTCGCCGTCGGTCAATGGACCGCCCAGACCGCGCAGGAAGCCGCTGCCGACCGAGCGGACCACCGCCCCGGTGGCATCCACGAGCTTGTCGATCCCGCCGGTGTGGTCCTCGTGCTTGTGGCTGATCAACACCAGCGCGACGGTGCCCAACTCGGCGATACGCGCGATGTGGGCCTCGTCGTCGGGACCGGGGTCGACGACGACGATCTCGTCGCTGCCCGGGCCGCGCAGCACCCAGGTGTTGGTGCCCTCCAGCGTCATCAGACCCGGGTTGTCGCAGAGCAGAACGGACGCCGATACCGCGTCTGTTTCAATGACCGGCCGCAGCAGCCCGTAGGCCGGGTGTTCGGTCACGCTGTCACTCACGCGGTTTCGACGATGATCTCGACTTCGACCGGCGCGTTGCGCGGCAGTTCCGACACGCCGACGGCGGAACGCGCGTGTGCGCCTGCCTCGCCGAAGATCTCACCGAACAATTCCGAGGCGCCGTTGATGACGCCGGGCTGTCCGCTGAACCCGGGGGCGGAGGCGACGAACCCGACCACCTTGACGATCCTGACGACGGAATCGATGCCCACCAGCGCATGCACCGCCGCCAGCGCGTTGAGGCCGCAGATCCGGGCGAGCTCCTTGCCCTGCTCGGGGCTGATCTCTGCGCCCACCTTGCCGGTCGCCTGCAGCTCGCCGCCCTGGATCGGCAGCTGACCGGCGGTGTAGACCAGATTGCCGGTGCGCACCGCGGGTACGTAGGCGGCCAGCGGCGCGACCACGTCGGGCAGTTCGATACCGAGTTCGGCCAGCCGTGCCGTCACGGTCATTTCGGCCGCTTCAGGTAGGCGACGTGCTGCTCACCCGTCGGGCCCGGCAGCACGGAGACCAGCTCCCAGCCGTCCTGTCCCCACTGGTCAAGAATCTGTTTGGTGGCATGGGTCAACAACGGCACCGTGGCGTACTCCCACCGGGTTGGTTCGCTCATGGGCTGAGCTTATCGGTCGGACACACAGGCTTGGTTAGCATGCACTGGTGGCAACCACTGAGAGCGGCGCCAAACACGTCGGCTGGCCGTCGCGGCTGACCAAGGCCCGGCTGCATTTCGTAACGGGCAAGGGCGGCACCGGCAAGTCGACCGTCGCGGCGGCCCTGGCCCTGGCGCTGGCCGCAGGCGGCCGCAAGGTGCTGCTGGTCGAGGTCGAGGAGCGCCAGGGCATCGCGCAGCTGTTCGACGTGCCGCCGCTGCCGTACGAGGAAGTCAAGGTCGCCACGGCCGATGGCGGCGGTCAGGTCAACGCGCTCGCCATCGACATCGAGGCCGCGTTCCTGGAATACCTCGACATGTTCTACAACCTCGGCCTGGCCGGCCGGGCGATGCGCCGCATCGGGGCCATCGAGTTCGCGACCACCATCGCGCCCGGTCTGCGTGACGTGCTGCTCACCGGCAAGATCAAAGAGATCGTGACGCGGACCGCCAAGGACGCCAAGGGCAAGCGCGGTGTCTATGACGCCGTTGTCGTGGATTCTCCTCCCACTGGCCGTATTTCGCGGTTCCTGGACGTCACCAAGGCGGTCTCCGACCTGGCCAAGGGTGGGCCGGTGCACTCCCAGGCCGATGGCGTGGTCAAGCTGCTGCACTCCGAGCAGACCGCCATTCACCTGGTGACGCTGCTGGAAGCACTCCCGATCCAGGAGACGCTGGAGGCGATCGACGAGTTGACCGACATGGGGCTGCCGATCGGGAGCGTCATCGTCAACCGCAACATCCCGGCGTACCTGCCCGCCGGGGATCTGGCCAAGGCCGCCGAGGGCGACATCGACGCCGACGCCGTCCGCGCCGGCCTGGACAAGGCCGGAATCACGTTGGCGGACGATGATTTCGCCGGCCTGCTCACCGAGTCGATCCAGCACGCCACGCGGATCGCGGCCCGCGCCGAGAGCGCCGAACAGCTCGACGCCATCGACGTACCCCGCCTCGAATTGCCCGCGCTGGCCGACGGCGTCGACCTGGGCAGCCTGTATGAACTCGCCGAAGCACTCGAACAGCAGGGGGTCCGATAGTGAGTGCCAAACCGCCCGCCCTTGACATGCACGCGATCCTGTCCGATACCGCCAACCGCGTCGTAGTCTGCTGCGGCGCAGGCGGTGTCGGCAAGACGACCACCGCGGCCGCGATGGCCCTGCGGGCGGCTGAATACGGCCGCACCGTCGTGGTGCTCACCATCGACCCGGCCAAGCGACTGGCCCAGGCGCTGGGTATCAAGGATCTGGGCAACACCCCGCAGCGGGTTCCGCTGGCACCGGAGGTGACCGGCGAGCTGCACGCGATGATGCTGGACATGCGCCGAACATTCGACGAGATGGTGGTGCAGTACTCGGATCCCGGCCGCGCAGACGCCATTCTGGAGAACCAGTTCTACCAAACCGTCGCCACGTCGCTCGCCGGCACGCAGGAATACATGGCGATGGAGAAACTCGGCCAGCTCCTGGCCGAGGACAAGTGGGATCTGGTGGTGGTGGACACCCCGCCGTCTCGCAATGCGCTGGACTTCCTTGACGCCCCCAAGCGGTTGGGCAGCTTCATGGACAGCCGGTTGTGGCGCCTGCTGCTGGCGCCGGGGCGGGGCATCGGCAAGCTCGTCACCGGCGCGGTCGGCCTGGCCATGAAGGCCCTGTCCACCGTGCTGGGTTCGCAAATGCTTTCCGACGCAGCCGGTTTCGTTCAGGCGCTGGACGCCACGTTCGACGGTTTCCGGCAGAAGGCCGACAAGACCTACGAACTACTCAAGCGGCGCGGCACCCAGTTCGTGGTGGTGTCGGCGGCCGAGCCCGATGCGTTGCGTGAGGCGTCGTTCTTCGTCGACCGGCTCTCGAACGAGCACATGCCGCTGGCCGGGCTGATCCTGAACCGCACCCATCCCACGCTGTCCGACCTGCATGCCGAGAAGGCCGAGGAAGCCGCTGACGAGTTGGCGGCCGAGGATCCGGATTCGCTGGCCGCGGCGGTGCTGCGCATCCACGCCGACCGGGCCCACACCGCCAAGCGCGAGGTGCGGCTGCTGTCCCGCTTCACCGGGGCCAACCCGCATGTGGCGATCGTCGGCGT includes these proteins:
- a CDS encoding ArsA family ATPase, whose translation is MSAKPPALDMHAILSDTANRVVVCCGAGGVGKTTTAAAMALRAAEYGRTVVVLTIDPAKRLAQALGIKDLGNTPQRVPLAPEVTGELHAMMLDMRRTFDEMVVQYSDPGRADAILENQFYQTVATSLAGTQEYMAMEKLGQLLAEDKWDLVVVDTPPSRNALDFLDAPKRLGSFMDSRLWRLLLAPGRGIGKLVTGAVGLAMKALSTVLGSQMLSDAAGFVQALDATFDGFRQKADKTYELLKRRGTQFVVVSAAEPDALREASFFVDRLSNEHMPLAGLILNRTHPTLSDLHAEKAEEAADELAAEDPDSLAAAVLRIHADRAHTAKREVRLLSRFTGANPHVAIVGVPSLPFDVSDLDALRAIADQITGEAADAA
- the marP gene encoding acid resistance serine protease MarP, whose protein sequence is MTPSVWLDFAILGIGFVAAISGWRSGALGSLLSFIGVVLGAVAGVLLAPHVIPHVSGDRTKLFATLFLILALVVIGEIAGVVLGRAVRGTIRNRLFRALDSVVGVSLMLVAVLVASWLLGSLLTSSDQPNLAAAVKNSRVLTEVDKVAPDWMRSVPNRLSALLDTSGLPDVLEPFGRTPIVNVDAPDAALATDPIVTTSRPSVVKIRGIAPSCQKVLEGSGFVVAPNRVMSNAHVVAGADSVTIEADGKTYDAGVVSYDPNADISILDVPDLPIAPLQFAEQPAPKGTDAVVMGYPGGGDFLATPARVREIIELNGPDIYRSTTVTREVYTVRGTVRQGNSGGPMINRAGKVLGVVFGAAVDDADTGFVLTAKEVERQLAKVGNTQRVATGTCINS
- the nth gene encoding endonuclease III; translated protein: MTATAAPTGKTRRSKKWDNETHLGLVRRARRMNRELARAFPHVYCELDFTNPLELAVATILSAQSTDKRVNLTTPALFLKYRTALDYAQADRTEMEELIRPTGFYRNKTNSLIRLGQELVARFDGEVPDNIDDLVTLPGVGRKTANVILGNAFDIPGITVDTHFGRLVRRWHWTTEEDPVKVEFAIGELIERKEWTLLSHRVIFHGRRVCHARKPACGVCVLAKDCPSFGLGPTDPETAAALVKGPETEHLLALAGL
- a CDS encoding DUF4177 domain-containing protein, translating into MSEPTRWEYATVPLLTHATKQILDQWGQDGWELVSVLPGPTGEQHVAYLKRPK
- a CDS encoding TlpA family protein disulfide reductase, whose product is MSRSARWTVVVLVVLVALGTAFWMELRDEPAPQAGAGQSTSRDHRDADTPEALAGPRARADLAPCLGEDKGAGAAPGSGPLRGITLDCVGDGKPVDVASALAGRTVVLNLWAYWCGPCADELPAMAEYQRRVGDDVLVVTVHQDENETAALVRLAELGVHLPTLQDGRRLVAAALKVPNVMPATVVLRADGSVAGTLPRSFVSADEIAAAVDEKIRSSR
- a CDS encoding NUDIX hydrolase — encoded protein: MRSTRDGLFPDAAPAWLKPLVDNLDRVPDAYRRRVPKDVLAGIVEANNQAAQAGARRDAAVLVLFSGPPDGAPPLLPEDADLLVTVRASTLRHHAGQAAFPGGATDPGDQGPVGTAFREAWEETGIDTSRLYPLATLEKMFIPPSGFHVVPVLAYSPDPGPVAVVDESETAVVARVPVRAFINPENRLMVYREANTSRFAGPAFLLNEMLVWGFTGQVISAILDVAGWAKPWNTEDVRGLDDAMALVGHDNGYGEAPC
- the crp gene encoding cAMP-activated global transcriptional regulator CRP; the protein is MDEILARAGIFQGVEPTAVSALTKQLQPVDFPRGHTVFAEGEPGDRLYIIISGKVKIGRRSPDGRENLLTIMGPSDMFGELSIFDPGPRTSSATTITEVRAVSMDRDALRAWIADRPEIAEQLLRVLARRLRRTNNNLADLIFTDVPGRVAKQLLQLAQRFGTQEGGALRVTHDLTQEEIAQLVGASRETVNKALADFAHRGWIRLEGKSVLISDSERLARRAR
- a CDS encoding ArsA family ATPase, encoding MVATTESGAKHVGWPSRLTKARLHFVTGKGGTGKSTVAAALALALAAGGRKVLLVEVEERQGIAQLFDVPPLPYEEVKVATADGGGQVNALAIDIEAAFLEYLDMFYNLGLAGRAMRRIGAIEFATTIAPGLRDVLLTGKIKEIVTRTAKDAKGKRGVYDAVVVDSPPTGRISRFLDVTKAVSDLAKGGPVHSQADGVVKLLHSEQTAIHLVTLLEALPIQETLEAIDELTDMGLPIGSVIVNRNIPAYLPAGDLAKAAEGDIDADAVRAGLDKAGITLADDDFAGLLTESIQHATRIAARAESAEQLDAIDVPRLELPALADGVDLGSLYELAEALEQQGVR
- a CDS encoding phage holin family protein; amino-acid sequence: MSTGDRRDGVPTTVTSIPLVDPHAPKPDPSIGDLVKDATAQVSTLLRAEVELAKAEITRDVKKGLTGSVFFIAALVVLFYSTFFFFFFLAELLDTWLWRWVAFLIVFGLMVLTTGALAVFGFLKVRRIKGPQQTIESVKETREALTPGHDKAALPAVQTRPATDPSGW
- a CDS encoding alpha/beta fold hydrolase, coding for MPPPDPSITRIEGPWRHLQVHANGIRFHVVEGESESPQPDRPLVILLHGFGSFWWSWRHQLTALPGARVVAVDLRGYGDSDKPPRGYDGWTLAGDTAGLVRALGHKTATLVGHADGGLVCWATAVLHPRVVDAIALVSSPHPVALRASTLTRRDQGRALLPSMLRYQVPAWPEHALTRHDGAELERLVRGRAGAKWQTSQDFSDTIGHLRQAIQIPGAAHCALEYQRWAVRSQLRSEGLRFMHSMKRPISVPVLHMRGDADPYVLTDPVHRTQRYAPHGRYVSITGAGHFGHEEQPEAVNGQLSRFLAQLPAR
- a CDS encoding RidA family protein, giving the protein MTVTARLAELGIELPDVVAPLAAYVPAVRTGNLVYTAGQLPIQGGELQATGKVGAEISPEQGKELARICGLNALAAVHALVGIDSVVRIVKVVGFVASAPGFSGQPGVINGASELFGEIFGEAGAHARSAVGVSELPRNAPVEVEIIVETA
- a CDS encoding MBL fold metallo-hydrolase codes for the protein MSDSVTEHPAYGLLRPVIETDAVSASVLLCDNPGLMTLEGTNTWVLRGPGSDEIVVVDPGPDDEAHIARIAELGTVALVLISHKHEDHTGGIDKLVDATGAVVRSVGSGFLRGLGGPLTDGEVIDAAGLRIKVMATPGHTVDSLSFLLDDAVLTADTVLGRGTTVIDTEDGSLRDYLESLHRLQGLGARTVLPGHGPDLPDLHAVTAMYLAHREERLDQVRAALRELGEDAGARQVVEHVYTDVDQKLWDAAEKSVQAQLDYLRA